The following DNA comes from Flavisolibacter ginsenosidimutans.
GGTAATGTAATACCCGTTGCCATCCACGCCGTTGATCATTTTTTCCTGTTCCAGCCAATACATGATTTCATCGGCATTGGAAGGCACGGGTTTTTTCAGCAGCCGGTAAATGCCAGCATAATCCAACAAGGTCATTACCTCAATACCGTTTTTAAGTTTCGAAGCATGTAGCTCTTCAAACACCGGTGTTTTGCTATTGAGCATCAAGCCACCTATTTCGGGGCGGGACGCCTTGCGGGTAGTGCCACCGCTTCGGATGTAACTGTCTTCAATGGTTTTAGAAGCCAGGTGCACTGGTTTGACTGCGCTTTCGCGGATGTGAATGAATAAAAGAGAAACTCCCTCGTACTCTTCGATTAAATGATCAATGCTTACCAGCGGCGAAACGTTGTTGCGGCAAAGATTAGCCAGAGTAGCCAAATGGTATCGGCCTCCGGTTTGCCAATACCTTTTGGCTGGGCCGTTTTATCTTCTACACCAAACACCAGGTAGCCGCCACCCGGATAGTTTGCAAAAGCGCAGATATGGCGGCATAGCTTATCATTCTGCGGCGAAAGGGTTTCCTTCCAGTCTAGCTCATTCAACTCTTGCGGCA
Coding sequences within:
- a CDS encoding putative DNA binding domain-containing protein; amino-acid sequence: MATLANLCRNNVSPLVSIDHLIEEYEGVSLLFIHIRESAVKPVHLASKTIEDSYIRSGGTTRKASRPEIGGLMLNSKTPVFEELHASKLKNGIEVMTLLDYAGIYRLLKKPVPSNADEIMYWLEQEKMINGVDGNGYYITNFGALAAAQNLSDFDTLSRKSIRVIKYEGKNKSEAAKSIPEVKDMP
- a CDS encoding ATP-binding protein, giving the protein MKAWIKKAKEYLTHSLGKVPQELNELDWKETLSPQNDKLCRHICAFANYPGGGYLVFGVEDKTAQPKGIGKPEADTIWLLWLIFAATTFRRW